The stretch of DNA TAGTAAAATCAGAAGACACgaataatttacttttaaaatttaatcacAAAATCCTAAATTTTCAAATCTGCTTTGATTACCTGcaatggcttttcttttcaacAACTTTAATACAGAAACAATAAGAGAATCTCACATCTACAAAGCTATGCTTTTCCTCCGTATATCTGCAAAATTCTTAAGCACTTACTTCTGCTCTGTCTTCCAATAAATGTCCTAATCTATTTCTCCTTCGTTacaattcagaatatttttgattaacaaattaaaacatcctcaaaattactagaaaaacaaacaaaatagtCTAAAAAATATACAGGCAACCAAGGAAAGAGGGCACCAAGACatctgagagaaaaattaatccaagttaaaataaaaaccttgaGAAATGTTGGGTCAGagagaaacacacacaaattcaGAAATTTACTCCTAGTTAAATCTATGAAGAGATACCCAAATGACAACCGTGGCTAAGATGGGAAACACAAGAAGGGCCAAAATGGCACTCAAAGGAAACTTTTCTCCCCAAGGTAAAACAACCAATAGGGACTTCCTAGATGTACTAGATGcagaaagactttaaaaatacttaagtGGATCACTAAGTCCATCAAAACCACACAGattaaagagattaaaaaaaaagatctaaTATACATCTCTTAATAATGCACAAATTCCTAACTCaactttttattcattttcagaataaaaacacagaatcagagaaaatTATGTCAAAATCCCAAGTAAATTAAAAGAAGTCAAATGTTCAGCTAGTACTCCCAAAGTTCAAGGATGCTATAGCAGAgtggatgagaaaaaaaaaaatcagaacatctCACTGAATGCTGGAACTATTCTAGAGTACTGAAAGGTAGCAATACTTCTACTAATCTTCCAGGCTAATTTATTGCATCagtaattaaaaacagaaacctAGAATACCTAGCTTGCCATGATAAAGTCTAAAGAGCACAGTTTTAGCAAAGGAAAATCATTATCTTCTTAAGAGCCTTGGAATGTTTCCATCacataaaagagaaatagtTCACATAATTTATTAAGACTTCTGAAATGCCTCAAGCAAAGACTGCCTAGAAGAAACTAAGAAATAAACTAAACAGCCTTGAGATGCaatgtactttttttctcagatataAAAAACTGTCAAGGAGACAAACAAAGGGGGTTtgagtggggagaaaaaaaaaaaaagaaaagaaaaaaggagaggaagtaCCCAACCTTTTGAAAGTTTGAAAAGGATCTTGGGGTGGAATAAAAAATCCATAttcccctgctgtcccctgcaATAATACAATTAATCACCATACAAGtattatatgaaataaaactctgaatacaaagccaggaaaaaaaactataCAAAAATGATCAAATGATTCTGTTATTCTTGGCTTTAAATTTCTAGACGTATTTCACACAACGTTTCAGAATGTACACATTGTGAGATATGAGAGGCAAGCCAAACTGACTTGTGATCCTTAATGCTGCACTCTTAATTACCTTACATAGTGCATATACTGGAGTATCATATTCAGATGGCTTTTCCTTGTAGCTTGCAGTTTTCCCTATTTCTGTATGGTTAAATTAGGTTTCTATTTTTATACCATACCTGAAAACTGAAGGCTTTTTTGGCATGTCATGACTATTAATGCATTCCAGTTTCAATACGTTATTTCTTCTGACCTTGTTTTAGGACTACATAATTAGGTAAAAACTACATGCAGGGACAAAAAGTGTGCATTGTAGACTCTATGCCAGCCAAGCAAACAGGCAAGCTTTAGGAAAGCGACAGAATCACATAATCCGTCAGATTAGGAGGGACCATGGTCATCTGGTCCCAACTCCCTGTTCCAGCGGGGTCATCGTAGAACACGTTGCACAGGATTGCGTCCAGACGGTTTGATTATCTCCaatgagggagactccacaccctctctggtcaacctgttccagtgctcggtcacCCACAGTTGTTCCTCATATTCATTTTGGTACTCCCGAAAAGAGCCCGGATCCATCCCCCTGGCACCCCctcttcagatacttatagacacTGATGAGCTGAAATGCGTCATATGCCCAAACACAACGCGACCAACTACGGGAAGATActcagggagcagagaggaaagtAACTGCGGCCGCTGGacaaaggcagaaaggcagCAATTCACCTTAGGAAGGAGAACATATGAAGGACAGAAATAACACCGCAAAAGCGATGACAAAAAAGAGCAGAAGTGAGGCAGGGAGCTCCCGCTCTCCCCGAAGGAGCCCCCGCACCACCCGAGCGGCGGGGAGGCACAAGGTGGTCGGTCTCCCCTCACGGGCGAAGGGCGAACACTGGCCCTTGTCAGGCGGGAAAAGCCAGCGCGCCCCCTCCACGGCCGCCCCACGCCCCAGCGGCCGCGATCCAATCCCGGCCCCGCGGTGCCTGAGCGGCAGGACCCCCTCGTTATCCCGGGATCCCGCCGGGAATTCCCGCCGCCCGCTCCCAACCGTTACTACCATGGCGTCTCCGCGCGCGCCGTTCCTCAGCCACTGAGTCACTGGCGGAGCGCCCGGCACGCGGAGGTGACGTAGCATCATGGCGGCAGCCGAGCCTGAGCGCAAGCGAAAGGCTCCAGAGGCGGCGGCAGGCGAGGAGCGGGGAGCCGCGGAACTGGGGGAATacgaggaagaggaggaggaggagcgcTGGGTCGGGCCGCTCCCAGGGGAGGCCGCGCAGGCGAAGAAGAGGAGAGGTAACAGAGGAGCGGAACGTCTACCGGCCGGACCCTGCGTTGGGGAGCGCTGCCCTGGGCCGGGTCCcgagcggcgggagcggccccgggggAGGACGGCTGGGCCCGTGTGTTCTGGAGCGGTGTCTCTCGTGCAAAATGGCCACGCTGTGTGGGAACCCTTCGGGTGCGGAGTAACAGCCCAGGGGTATCAGGGGCTGAGAAaattggggctgttcagcctggagatgaGGAAGTTTCGCGGAGAACTCAGCAACCTTTCAGTGTCTGAACGGGGCTGCAGGGAAAACGGAGAGGGACTCTTcgtcaggaactgtagtgagAGGACAGGGAGTAATGGGTTCAAATTGAAAAGGGGaaagtttaggttagatattaggaagaaattcttcgTTGTGAGGGTAGTGAGATACTGGAACGGGTTGTCCGGgaaggttgtggatgccccaaccctgacagtgttcaagtccaggttggaaaaggccttgagcaacctggtctattggGAGGTATCCCTGCCTATGGTGGGGGGGGTTgggacaagatgatctttaaggtcccttccaaccccttaacattctatgatttatgatttctgctttctctcGTGGACACTATCAGCCTCAGAGCCCCTGCTGTGCAGACTGAAGCCTTGCTGTTTAGATCTGTGGAGTTCATCTGTTTTCTGGATCATTGCCCTAAAATGGAGATGCCTCTAGGCTGTATTTTGAGGCATGGTATTGATGACTGCAGCAACTCTCAGCTTTCCAGGTGTCATTGTAAAGTAAATGTGCCTCTAACGATGATCAGCACATGCAGGTTTAGTAACAAATGCCGTTTGCAGGTGTTAACGGGGTgtaaaaatcaagaaacaaaTGCCAAAACCAGATTATTTTGGGTGGGCCAGTTAAACAATGAAAGAGATAGGTGTCAGTACTTGGACTTTAAACTACAAGACCTGGGTGAGATCATGAATCTCTTAACAACAGGGATACATTTTGGTTTGGAATAAAAAAGATACAGAGAACCTTCCGTTTTCTGGAAGTAaattgttgatttttatttttttcatatattgaGACAGCTGAGGTAATAGTTGctttaaaagggaaaagcagtATGAGTTCAAGGAGAGTTTGAGTGGTTTTAGTCCACTAAAAATTTGAGTGCAAAGCCAGACCTAAAAGCCCTTTTATTATGTTTACACAAAATCCTAGCGTATTTTAGACTGGAATATGAATAAGCATTTCAAGTAAGGGAGAACAGAAGCTGTacctttatgaaaaaaaaacttcctgatttttctttttattctgtgtagTTCTTGAATTTGAACACGTTTACCTTGAAAATCTACCATCTGCTTCAATGTATGAACGCAGTTACATGCACAGAGATGTCATTACACACGTAGCATGTACTAAGTAAGTATCTTTTTTTCTAGGCTCTTTATTTGTGAGgggtgtatttttatatatggtaagaagttttcattttaaatgtttactAATGGAAAGTTACAGTGTCCTGtaacttttaaaagttttggggtttttttctgaaaactaagTGCAAAGGAAAGGTTTACTTagaaggaagattaaaaaaatgtttacataaaCTAAAGGAGGGTCTTAAAATCCTTATCAAAATGTGCAGGATATACAGGAATAAGATTGACTGACTGCCTCTGAAAAAGCACCATTCAGCAGACTGCAGAGATCACACACGCgcacgcgcacacacacacacacacacacacacacaaatagtAACTACTGTGAACTAAAATAGGAGTTACATTTACATATTCAGAAAGGATAGTGTTATAATTTTTCAGGGTGTTGACTTTTCATATATTAATCCAGAATGCATTAAAATacctgtttgcttttccaggagtgATAGTACCCATTCAGACAGATTGTCACagtaatttcttaaaattactaaaaaatcCTCTACAGAGTGTTAATTATGGTGCAGATTACTGACCAGTGGGAAAGTGCATAATGTGTTatctcttttcttgtttttaattttcttttgtaattgtAGGACAGATTTTATCATAACAGCCAGTCATGATGGACATgtaaaattctggaaaaaaatagaagaagggATTGAGTTTGTTAAACACTTCCGAAGTCACCTGGGTGAgaagttgctttttcttctttaaagggCCTCACTTTTTCCTCTCAACattgattttgttctttgaagAGGGAGTGCAAATAGAGAGACAGATTCTGGGGTTCATTTAGTGCAGTCAGGAATTAATTGATATTTACCTGTCTTCCTTCATTCCTCTATCCTGTAATGTTTTGCTCCCAGACTGCAGGAGGGATAGGGTGAGAATAAAACATGTAGGACTCTGCTTGCACAGATCCCCTACATCCTTTGCATTGCCTTGTGCCCTACCTGTGGAGAGAATATCTGGGACATAACTTAACAAGGCACATAACAGGGTTCATAAAATCCAGaggagtttaaaaatatgttgcttAAAATgaagttgtatttttttgtcccttgtagtaaggaaaaaagtgcatttttttcatctggaGTTATTGTAACTGTAGAGTAAATTCTACATCATTGTTATGATTATTGGCTGAATTGCAATTAAGAGTAATTTTAACCCAATTTTCTAAGCTAATAAGTACACAAAGTTCTTCAACACTATGCTGAGTGTTAAATAGACTGAACAGAAAATGACGCTCTCCATGGTGTTAGAAATTATCATATGCCTGCAGGAGAAAACCCCTCAGTTTGATATGCTGACTGttacagtaagaaaaatatttaataataggTAGTAAAAATAGTTTCCTTTTAGCATTGCAAGAAATATTAAAGTAGGTTCTTGAGCTTAACTATCAGATTCTCATTATATACAGAagcaaaatgtgaaaacaaaacctaCCAGGCAAAAATAAGCATTATGAGAAATTTATGGAAGGTTCAATTGCAGAGTAATTTTGAGTATTGTGTGTGGTCTACagagttctgctgctttttccctgTTGAGAAATGCAAGCTGAAGAGCACCTGATTTTTACCACATCATAATGTTCTCAATTTTataaaatcaacattttaaattgaAGTAATTGCCATTAAAATCTTTCCCTTATGTAGGTGGTAAGTAGTTCATTGTCACATACCTAAGTCAAAACACTGATAGGATACACAGTGgtgttttggcatttttttttaatagtaatttaCTGAATTCAGGTAGTCTTTTAAGTAAAAAAGGTAGCAAAACAGTTGGGAGGCTTAAACTTcagtaggtttttttcctatataatATTGAAATGAAGGATGTCCTTTCCCATTTCTTAATAGTATGTTAACCTTATTAACAGGTGTTATTGAGAGTATTGCTGTTAGTTCAGAGGGAGCATTGTTCTGTTCAGTTGGAGATGACAAAGCAATGAAGGTGTTTGATGTAGTCAACTTTGACATGATCAACATGCTGAAACTTGGGTAAGTTACTTAgtttggaaatgtttgtttGGGATTATAAATGGGGATCATTTTGCTAAGAGGTAAGTCAATAACTGGGAGTTTTTGATGTTtctcccctcaccccctcccTAAATCAGATGAAGCTGAGTAAATTTCGTTGTATGAAATGAATCCAATGGCTGGAGACTGCCTGACTGAATAGAAAAATTTTGACTGTCTGGAACACTACAAGAGAGGAGTAGGAAAGGCATTTTCTCAGTCTCAAATGTTATGCACAAAGATGTGGTGTTTCTCCAAATGTTTAACAAGgcataattttttctgttgtttggcACTGAATTTAGAAATTACAGTCCACTAATGGCTCCATTAGAGAAGGGATTTGGCCTGTATATATCATCTTCTTTGTTGTCATAGGGATACAAGTTTCCTTCTTCTGCTAGAAACaatgttgttttccttcctcttgctTTTGTAGCATTTTTGTAATTGCATGTTTTGTAGCTAAAGGATCTGGGAGAAATAAGAATGGATGTTACTACAATTATTAACAATACCAGGGAAAAACAAGCCCTACACTGTTACAAGGGTGGGTTTGAAGGTTTGGAGGATCAGTGAGTGCTGCATCAAGAATGGTGgaaatactggtttttttcacaaGTCTTTTAGCATTGAAAAACTCATTCCTCCTACTCTACTACTTACTGGTCAATTGTGAAACTGAATAGAAGTAtaaactcagggaaaaaagctTGTGCTATCTGCTTTGCTAGTTACAGTTTTAATATCATCCTCGAGATAATGTACTTAGCCTATAGGAATTGATTCTCTCTTGGCTGTCTGCTGTGGAAAAATTCCAGTTAgcctttgtcttttgtttttgctgGTATTTTCTACATAGCAGCCCTGTACTGTCTCTACAAAATCAGTAGAATTATacataagcaaaaaaaccccaaagctgtTACAATAGAAGATgcccttttttgttgttgcttgaGACTTCAGGGAAAAATGAGGTAGAATTTAAATCAGTTTTACTTCAGGAATCCTACAAGAATGCTACCGATAACATTTTTCTGTAGTAGATTCCCTGATTTAtctttaaatagattttttccAACCTTGGTAATCAAGATCCCCATGCTTTATGCTTCTGTCACTGATCTGGACAAGGCTGGCTATTTCTGCAGAGACTTCATACTTATTTATTTGATCCTGTTCTTTCTGGTGAACTTGAGACGAAGTCCTGGTTATGTTTCTCTCTACCAGACAGGCATTGAAAATCCAAATTATTAGTGTCTATCATAATAGTGTCCTTCAGTGtctgttaattttatttgtgaaagGATACTAAATATGAGTTTCCTATGGAAACCATATCAGTGCTTTGAGGTCTGCCATTTAGTTTGAGTTCTGGTTCTCAATCTTTGCTTACAGACTGTAAAACAGACATAACTTATATTATTGAACGtatttctgtcttattttatttgtagaaTGTGTTTTTGCAAGTAGCAAATGAGTTCCTTCTTAGATGCATTCACAACTCTTATTGAATATAGGGGGATTgtcttaattttgtttatatcacttgggttttttgttgtgggaGTTATTTTTTTGGCAAGATGTAGTTGACCTTTCCTGTAAGTGTATGGCAGAGGTGCAGTTGTCTTTATTTCTACTGAAGCATTAATCACTTAACAGATGGAAGAGAATATTTGATTTCAAGTGTACAGTGTAACTCACTCTTATCTAACATCAttccttatttctttatttgcttttttctccttccgCTCTCTGTTGCAGCTACCACCCTGGCCAATGTGAATGGGTATATTGCCCTGGAGATGCCATATCTTCTGTTGCAACATCCGAGAagagcacaggaaaaatattcatatatgaTGGCCGAGGAAATAACCAGCCACTTCATGTTTTTGATAAACTCCATACATCCTCGCTTACTCAGATACGGCTGAACCCTGTCTACAAAGTAGTTGTGTCTTCTGACAAGTCTGGGATGATCGAGTACTGGACTGGTACACCTCACGAATATAAATTCCCCAAGAATGTGAACTGGGAGTATAAAACAGATACTGATCTATATGAATTTGCTAAATGCAAGGCTTACCCATCCAGTATAAGTTTTTCACCTGATGGCAAGAAAATGGCCACTCTTGGGTCTGACAGAAAAGTTAGAATTTTTCGTTTTCTGACGGGGAAGCTTATGAGAGTCTTTGACGAATCTCTAAGTGTGAgttttgtcttgtttctctttctttaagaCATTTTCTGTActtatttgaatttatttgcCAGCACATTCACCTAAGTTATCATTTGTTTCTAGAAGCAAACTTCCTTCCTATATTTTTCTTGCATAAAAGGCCTTCCATGTTCTCTTCCTTGCCCTCTGTATTGCTTTGTCCCAAATGAGTTCTTACAGATTTATGTTACTTACGTAGTGAAACAGGTGTtgatttttatctgtgttttcacACTGCTAGATTACATTTTACTAGAAAGCAATTACAGAGAATCTCAAATAATATTGCACACTTTCTTTGCTTAAACCTACTCCTATAGCATGCCTATTGcatcatgaaaataaagaaagcattccttgtatttgtttaaattcttcatttgAGTGGAGTAGTCTCAGTTGAATTTGGTATTTTCTAATCATGTGGATTAGTGTTTTGCTgtataaaaagtttaaaatatgttaatataATAGTgatgtggagtttttttctgtagatgTTTACTGAACTTCAGCAGATGAGACAGCAACTACCAGACATGGAGTTTGGCCGACGTATGGCAGTTGAGCGTGAGCTGGAGAAAGTGGATGCAGTAAgattaattaatataatttttgatGAAACTGGACACTTTGTTCTTTATGGAACAATGTTGGGCATTAAGGTCATCAATGTAGAGACTAACAGGTAAGTTCCAATGACACACATTGAGataacatttctgtttcaaagtcTGTATTCAGTCACATCTGTAGCATATTTAAAACTTGATATGGCTGTGGAGGTCTCCAGACTTTTCGTGCTGTTATTTGGGAGCCTTACATTAGACTGTAGAGAAGATAGCCCCATGCTTTATAATGAGTTGTTGCAGATTAAAGCTTGGTAAAATAAGGACAAAACATGGCAGGCAtatgtgtattaaaaatgtgtaaCCTATTAATCTCTGGCTAACTGGATGGGATAATGTAAAGTAAATGTGGATCATTTAGTTGGGATTTTATTACGTATAGAGGCTGACTGGTAAATTAGGTAGCAAGTTTGAGTAGGGAAACATCTTAATTAATACATAATTACTTGGAGGTGATTTGGGAATTTTGCTCTGAGTCCTGCAGTCAGAAAGGAGACATTCTCTGACTGTGAGCAGCTGACAGTAGTTACACCTCTTTACGTCTTGTACTTCAGGTGCATTCGTATCTTGGGAAAACAAGAGAACATCAGAATGATGCAACTAGCTTTATTCCAAGGAGTGGCAAAGAAACATCGTGCTGCAATCACTATAGAGATGAAAGCATCTGAAAATCCTGTTCTCCAGAATATCCAGGCAGATCCGACAGTAGTCtgcacagcttttaaaaaaaataggttttacATGGTGTGTGCGGTTTCTATTTAAATTCTTGTATTGATGTTTTCTctacattattttttgtttttctccttgtaCCTTTCTAGTGCTTTTTGTCTTGAGTATTTGCTAAAAAAACTTTTCTAGAGGAGCTCCTTTATACTGCAAGTAAATTCTGGAATTTTTAGCTTGAACTATTTATACATTGGCTAGAAAtagctttaattttttcacattGCTCAAGCAGTTAAATAAGTGGGGGTCGTTTTGGCTATCCAAATTTTTATTCTCCAAGAAGATGATATCCTTTTGTtctagttgaaaaaaaattaagaacatttaaaGAAACTAACCAGATTTTATATAGAAACAATAATTAACTGTATGtataaaaaatgtaatagaaaaaaattcagaccAGCATCAGGACTTGGTAGCAATACAGACATAGCAGGCAACCAAGAAAGATAGGAGTCATTTTCCTGTTCacaatttgatttttatgtGAGATGCAATTAATAAGCCAAACAGACAAGCAAGTCCAGTAGGTAGTAGTTGATTTGATAGGTGATAGCCATAGAGGTTAGAGATTGGTCTGTCTGTTATGACTTAGGTTTGCTGGTTGTCTACAGTTTCGTGTTAATGTAGTATTGGAATAAGAGGATTTAGTTTGATTTCCTTAGTGCACCTAAAACTTTTGGCATGAACCTGACATTTGTCTGAGTATAACAGAACGACCTGACATTCTCtgctcctttttaaagaaaaagtgctgAACTACTGAGGAGTTCCTGTTCAAAAGGGGAGGAAGTCTAAAGATAATAGATTATAAAAAGTTACTTGGGATTTGCATGTAGTTGTACTGGAATTTGTGACTGTGGAAATGCTGGTAGTGCACAGCACTGAAATGCAAGAATACACTGTCTATGAATTGTCTTCCTACATTTCAAATTGAATTGGATGTTTAGCAGGTTGAATAATGACACTGATTTCTTGGGCACAGAGCATTGTGTAagataaggggaaaaaaagagataagcAAGCAGTTAGCATTCtgttcttttgttcttcagtttACTAAACGTGAACCAGAAGATACAAAGAGTGCAGATTCTGATAGAGATGTATTTAATGAGAAACCTTCTAAAGAAGAGGTCATGGCAGCCACTCAGGCCGAAGGTCCCAAAAGAGTCTCAGACAGTGCCATCATCCACACAAGCATGGGAGATATTCATATCAAGCTTTTTCCTGTTGAGTATGTATTTGGtagtttttctcttgttttgtttttgttccttctgTCCCTGGGGTTGCAATATCCAAGACTTATACTTCAAGCTAGGaatagttattttctttcccgTTTTTGACTGTCCTTGTTTCTTGACAGTTTCTTAATACATCAAGCTAGGAATGTGACTCTCGATGAACACAAAGTAGGGTTAAAATAGGTCTAAATAACAGTTTGGGGCACAAGagttttttaaattccattttgttttatttagttattgGTTCAGGGGGACTGTTCCTTTCTTAACTTTTGTTCGTTCCCCCAACTGCAGATGTGGAGAGGTAACCATACTCTTCTGTGTAAACTACATATTAGTGTAAGGCAGAGCTGTTTGGTTCCATCTGGAAATAAAATGATgttggcagcagcagaacatttgGCAGGAGGTCTGTGCAAACCATAGGAATAGTAGTTGCAACCTCAAAATGTGGCCAGAGTACTACATTTTATGTTATTTCAGGTCCTTTAAGAGCAGTATAACATTTATATCAGCATATAATATTAGTGCTGTGTATATCGAAAACAAGGCACAAAATTGAAATAGTGTTATGCATGCCAACTGCTAAAGTTAGTGTGTTAGCATCTCTGCTTTGTGATGCaaaaattgcaaatatttttttaatattagtaaATTTATGTAATATAGTATCCTGTATCCTGCCATACATAGAAACTTAAACCATTTAGATGTAGACCATGCTTCTCGAAAAACAAGTTCGTAGTTTGTCCTAAGCACAGGTGAGGTAACACAACCTCAATTCTGCCCTGTAGGGCTACCAGAGTTTTACTGCTCTCTTCACCAGTCTTTCCTTGCATCAGGATCTAGTTTCTGGAATTTGTAATTGTAGTCTATAGGTTGCAGTAATGGTAAAGCCCTTGCTGGTGAGTGACAGGCCAAGCTACactatttctgattttctttttaattctcatGCCAGTGTATCACTATACAGTATTGCTAGGTGCTTCACTGCAATGTTTTGTGTGCAATTTTAAACTAAACACGATATTACCAGAGTTGCTTATTGTTAAGTTTgtcctttcttgttttctagtattttctcccagctgagctttgaatttaaaatctctttaatGTGATTAAAACTAAAGAAGAGCATATAGGATATAGGTTTGTATGCTGTTTAAGTCTTTGGCCATTTTGTTGTGAAATGAAGTTGTGAATGActaagtgctgctcagcaagaACTGGGACTATAATCTTGTCTGTTCCTTTAGTTATATCAGTGGTGCTGTTTTTCATA from Chiroxiphia lanceolata isolate bChiLan1 chromosome Z, bChiLan1.pri, whole genome shotgun sequence encodes:
- the PPWD1 gene encoding peptidylprolyl isomerase domain and WD repeat-containing protein 1 codes for the protein MAAAEPERKRKAPEAAAGEERGAAELGEYEEEEEEERWVGPLPGEAAQAKKRRVLEFEHVYLENLPSASMYERSYMHRDVITHVACTKTDFIITASHDGHVKFWKKIEEGIEFVKHFRSHLGVIESIAVSSEGALFCSVGDDKAMKVFDVVNFDMINMLKLGYHPGQCEWVYCPGDAISSVATSEKSTGKIFIYDGRGNNQPLHVFDKLHTSSLTQIRLNPVYKVVVSSDKSGMIEYWTGTPHEYKFPKNVNWEYKTDTDLYEFAKCKAYPSSISFSPDGKKMATLGSDRKVRIFRFLTGKLMRVFDESLSMFTELQQMRQQLPDMEFGRRMAVERELEKVDAVRLINIIFDETGHFVLYGTMLGIKVINVETNRCIRILGKQENIRMMQLALFQGVAKKHRAAITIEMKASENPVLQNIQADPTVVCTAFKKNRFYMFTKREPEDTKSADSDRDVFNEKPSKEEVMAATQAEGPKRVSDSAIIHTSMGDIHIKLFPVECPKTVENFCVHSRNGYYNGHIIHRIIKGFMIQTGDPTGTGMGGESIWGGEFEDEFHSTLRHDRPYTLSMANAGPNTNGSQFFITVVPTPWLDNKHTVFGRVTKGMEVVQRISNVKVNPKTDKPYEDISIINITVK